From Microbacterium sp. LWH11-1.2, one genomic window encodes:
- a CDS encoding YoaK family protein, translating to MATPVIAPRSGERAPTVTLWMMMALTFVTGLVDAVGFLGLDRVFVGNMTGNIVILGMAVAGADDLPVLGPAIALGTFTVGAYIGGMVLRRRRREWSGGVSLLLLTGAFVLALLGVAYLIPDWAASDVLELIASSTTAAAMGMQAAVARSLAVADVTTVVVTSTLTSLASESLVDGGVKGVWNRRFAAIAIIFVGALVGALLLRFGVAVPLLLAGALTVAVVAFGHRSLHTRAVAV from the coding sequence ATGGCGACACCGGTGATCGCCCCGCGGTCGGGGGAGCGTGCGCCCACCGTCACGCTCTGGATGATGATGGCGCTGACGTTCGTCACCGGGCTGGTCGACGCGGTCGGATTCCTCGGGCTCGATCGAGTGTTCGTGGGCAACATGACCGGGAACATCGTGATCCTCGGCATGGCTGTCGCGGGGGCGGACGATCTGCCGGTGCTCGGGCCCGCGATCGCGCTGGGGACCTTCACCGTCGGGGCGTACATCGGCGGGATGGTCCTTCGTCGCCGTCGGAGGGAGTGGAGCGGCGGGGTGTCTCTCCTGCTCCTCACGGGGGCCTTCGTCCTCGCCCTGCTCGGGGTGGCGTATCTCATCCCCGATTGGGCGGCGTCCGACGTGCTCGAGCTCATCGCCTCCTCGACCACGGCCGCGGCGATGGGCATGCAGGCGGCGGTCGCACGCAGTCTCGCCGTCGCCGACGTGACGACTGTCGTCGTGACCTCCACCCTCACCTCTCTCGCGAGCGAGTCTCTGGTCGACGGCGGGGTGAAGGGTGTGTGGAACCGGCGTTTCGCCGCGATCGCGATCATCTTCGTCGGGGCGCTCGTCGGCGCGCTGCTCCTGCGCTTCGGTGTGGCCGTGCCGCTGCTGCTCGCGGGCGCGCTCACCGTCGCGGTGGTCGCGTTCGGTCATCGCTCGCTCCACACGCGTGCGGTCGCCGTCTGA
- a CDS encoding catalase translates to MTNPHIPAKPATTTQTGTPAPSDAHSLTVGADGPTVLHDRYLVEKLASFNRERVPERNPHAKGGGAFGTFEVTEDVSAYTRAAAFQPGAVSETLLRFSSVAGEQGSPDTWRDVRGFALRFYTTEGNLDIVGNNTPTFFLRDAMKFPDFIHSQKRLGDSGLRDADMQWDFWTLSPETAHQVTYLMGDRGLPRSWRHMNGYGSHTYQWVNAAGERFWVQYHFLSKQGVEAMGAAEAQELAGSDADFYRRDLFDAINTGDYPSWDVYVQVMPYDEAKEYRFNPFDLTKTWSKKDYPRIKVGTFTLDRNPQNFFAEIEQAAFSPGNQVPGTGISPDKMLMARVFAYSDAQRYRIGANYNQLPVNQPHAAEVRNYMHEGQMQYKPNPAEHRVYTPNSFGAAGGPEADPVAGVEASWESDGELMRSAATLHLDDDDFGQAGTLYRTVFDDEQRARFLETLTGQGRGITIDEIRERFFQYWTNVDAALGEALRRAV, encoded by the coding sequence ATGACGAATCCGCACATCCCGGCGAAGCCGGCCACCACGACGCAGACCGGTACCCCGGCACCGAGTGACGCCCACTCGCTGACCGTGGGTGCCGACGGGCCCACCGTCCTGCACGACCGCTACCTCGTCGAGAAGCTCGCCTCCTTCAACCGGGAGCGCGTGCCGGAGCGCAACCCGCACGCCAAGGGCGGCGGCGCGTTCGGCACGTTCGAGGTGACCGAAGACGTCTCGGCCTACACGCGGGCGGCGGCCTTCCAGCCGGGCGCCGTGAGTGAGACGCTCCTCCGCTTCTCCTCGGTCGCCGGCGAGCAGGGATCCCCCGACACGTGGCGCGACGTGCGCGGCTTCGCGCTGCGCTTCTACACGACCGAGGGCAACCTCGACATCGTCGGCAACAACACTCCGACCTTCTTCCTGCGCGACGCCATGAAGTTCCCCGACTTCATCCACTCGCAGAAGCGCCTCGGCGACTCCGGCCTGCGCGACGCCGACATGCAGTGGGACTTCTGGACCCTCTCCCCCGAGACCGCGCACCAGGTCACCTACCTGATGGGCGACCGCGGACTCCCCCGCAGCTGGCGGCACATGAACGGCTACGGCTCGCACACCTACCAGTGGGTCAACGCCGCGGGCGAGCGCTTCTGGGTGCAGTACCACTTCCTGTCGAAGCAGGGTGTCGAGGCGATGGGCGCCGCCGAGGCGCAGGAGCTCGCAGGATCGGATGCCGACTTCTACCGTCGCGACCTGTTCGACGCGATCAACACCGGCGACTACCCGTCGTGGGATGTCTACGTGCAGGTCATGCCGTACGACGAGGCCAAGGAGTACCGCTTCAACCCGTTCGACCTGACCAAGACGTGGTCGAAGAAGGACTACCCGCGCATCAAGGTCGGCACGTTCACGCTGGACCGCAACCCGCAGAACTTCTTCGCCGAGATCGAGCAGGCCGCCTTCTCGCCGGGCAACCAGGTTCCCGGCACGGGCATCTCGCCCGACAAGATGCTCATGGCCCGCGTCTTCGCCTACTCCGACGCGCAGCGCTACCGCATCGGCGCGAACTACAACCAGCTGCCCGTCAACCAGCCGCACGCGGCCGAGGTGCGCAACTACATGCACGAGGGCCAGATGCAGTACAAGCCGAACCCGGCCGAGCACCGCGTCTACACGCCCAACTCCTTCGGCGCTGCCGGCGGGCCCGAGGCCGACCCGGTCGCCGGCGTCGAGGCGAGCTGGGAGTCCGACGGCGAGCTCATGCGCAGTGCCGCGACGCTGCACCTCGACGACGACGACTTCGGTCAGGCCGGCACCCTGTACCGCACGGTCTTCGACGACGAGCAGCGCGCCCGGTTCCTCGAGACCCTGACCGGTCAGGGCCGCGGCATCACGATCGACGAGATCCGCGAGCGGTTCTTCCAGTACTGGACGAACGTGGATGCCGCGCTCGGCGAGGCCCTGCGCCGCGCGGTCTGA
- a CDS encoding Fur family transcriptional regulator, with product METALESALRGAGLRATAGRVAVLEALDSMAHTDAERVYRAVSDVLPTTSIQSVHNILADLTTAGLIRRIEPAGSAALYERRIGDNHHHVVCTGCGAIGDVDCVVGEAPCLTPSSAGGFTVQTAEVTFWGLCPSCQNVAQ from the coding sequence ATGGAGACAGCACTCGAGTCGGCACTGCGCGGTGCCGGACTGCGTGCGACCGCGGGCCGCGTCGCCGTTCTCGAGGCACTGGACTCCATGGCCCACACGGATGCGGAGCGGGTCTACCGCGCCGTGTCCGACGTGCTTCCGACCACGTCGATCCAGTCGGTGCACAACATCCTTGCGGACCTGACGACGGCGGGCCTCATCCGCCGGATCGAACCGGCAGGCTCCGCAGCGCTCTACGAGCGGCGCATCGGCGACAACCACCACCACGTCGTCTGCACCGGGTGCGGTGCGATCGGCGACGTGGACTGCGTGGTCGGCGAAGCGCCGTGTCTCACCCCGTCCTCGGCCGGGGGATTCACCGTCCAGACAGCCGAAGTCACCTTCTGGGGCCTCTGCCCCAGCTGCCAGAACGTCGCGCAGTAG
- a CDS encoding DUF5684 domain-containing protein, with product MDSITSQADLTALYGVYGVISLVLYVIIAIALWKVFTKAGEPGWLAIIPIVNAFVLVKIAGFSMWLGLLYLIPIVNIVLHIIVALRVGKGFGKDTVFSVFLLWLLSVIGYLILGFGSATYDRSRIS from the coding sequence ATGGATTCGATCACCTCGCAAGCCGACCTCACGGCGCTCTATGGCGTCTACGGCGTCATCAGCCTCGTCCTCTACGTCATCATCGCGATCGCGCTCTGGAAGGTCTTCACGAAGGCCGGCGAGCCCGGCTGGCTCGCGATCATCCCGATCGTGAACGCCTTCGTGCTCGTCAAGATCGCCGGCTTCTCGATGTGGCTGGGACTGCTCTACCTCATCCCCATCGTCAACATCGTCCTGCACATCATCGTCGCCCTCCGCGTGGGCAAGGGCTTCGGCAAGGACACGGTGTTCTCCGTCTTCCTGCTCTGGCTGCTCTCGGTCATCGGATACCTGATCCTCGGATTCGGCTCCGCGACCTACGACCGCTCGCGCATCTCCTGA
- a CDS encoding histidine phosphatase family protein, with the protein MPTIDPLPDRPAPDNPTGKLVLLRHGETEWSRAGLHTGLTDVPLTPRGEDLARGAGELVADYDFSLVLTSPLQRARRTAELAGLHADVDPLLVEWDYGGYEGRSTKDIRTELGYDWSAFTHGVIRGKTPGETVEEVAARASRVLTRVLPALVDGDVALVAHGHLLRILTAVFLRQAPRFGAQISLDAGSVSVLSYYREQPAILSWNYGRELPLAPSES; encoded by the coding sequence GTGCCCACGATCGATCCGCTGCCCGACCGTCCCGCCCCCGACAACCCCACCGGGAAGCTCGTGCTCCTGCGCCACGGCGAGACGGAGTGGTCGAGAGCAGGTCTGCACACCGGATTGACGGATGTCCCGCTGACCCCTCGCGGGGAGGACCTCGCCCGGGGTGCCGGCGAACTGGTCGCCGACTACGACTTCTCGCTCGTGTTGACCTCGCCGCTGCAGCGGGCCCGGCGCACCGCGGAGCTCGCGGGACTCCACGCCGACGTGGATCCGCTTCTCGTCGAGTGGGATTACGGCGGATATGAAGGCCGCAGCACGAAGGACATCCGCACGGAGCTCGGCTACGACTGGAGCGCCTTCACCCACGGCGTCATCCGGGGCAAGACCCCGGGAGAGACGGTGGAGGAAGTGGCCGCGCGGGCCTCACGAGTGCTGACGCGCGTGCTCCCCGCCCTGGTCGACGGAGATGTGGCGCTGGTCGCGCACGGCCATCTCCTGCGCATCCTGACGGCCGTGTTCCTGCGGCAGGCCCCGCGATTCGGCGCGCAGATCAGCCTGGACGCGGGATCCGTATCGGTCCTCAGCTACTACCGCGAGCAGCCCGCCATCCTCTCGTGGAACTACGGCCGCGAGCTGCCTCTGGCCCCGTCGGAGTCCTGA
- a CDS encoding glycoside hydrolase family 130 protein, with amino-acid sequence MFSGASFPLGPFTPYEGNPILRPRGDSWESANLYNPAAIVDGDEVVLLYRAHADDIVSHIGLARSSDGVNFTREDAPILSPSEDYETYGCEDPRIALIDGTYYLTYTGWDRRSAQLCLATSTDLRTWTKHGPLFDDFDTFKTMDPRGFNWSKAGVIVPQRMHGKWWMYFGEGAIYWATSDDLIHWTPGTADTEPMYSPTPGTWDEALVEIGTSPVVTDNGLLLFLTNGATRVVNDDGSVDVDYRCGQIAIDPDEPTKVIARLQEPWLRPQTFEDMHGLVSNVTFVEGLVKFQGTWFAYYGQSDTTLAVAIHDPSEPWGRALRDGELTPVSISGHVPDLRTKPADVSADRDRLR; translated from the coding sequence ATGTTCTCCGGAGCCTCCTTCCCCCTCGGTCCGTTCACCCCCTACGAGGGCAACCCGATCCTGCGGCCCCGCGGCGACAGCTGGGAGTCGGCGAACCTCTACAACCCGGCGGCGATCGTCGACGGCGACGAGGTCGTGCTGCTGTATCGGGCACACGCCGACGACATCGTCTCCCACATCGGCCTGGCCCGGTCGAGCGACGGCGTGAACTTCACGCGCGAGGACGCGCCGATCCTGTCCCCATCCGAGGATTACGAGACGTACGGCTGCGAGGATCCGCGCATCGCGCTGATCGACGGCACGTACTACCTCACCTACACGGGCTGGGATCGCCGGAGCGCCCAGCTGTGCCTCGCGACCTCGACGGACCTCCGCACCTGGACCAAGCACGGCCCGCTGTTCGACGACTTCGACACCTTCAAGACCATGGACCCTCGCGGGTTCAACTGGTCGAAGGCCGGGGTCATCGTTCCGCAGCGGATGCACGGCAAGTGGTGGATGTACTTCGGCGAAGGTGCGATCTACTGGGCGACCAGCGACGACCTCATCCACTGGACCCCCGGCACGGCCGACACCGAGCCGATGTACTCGCCGACCCCCGGCACCTGGGACGAGGCACTCGTCGAGATCGGCACATCCCCGGTGGTCACCGACAACGGGCTGCTGCTGTTCCTGACGAACGGCGCCACCCGCGTCGTGAACGACGACGGCTCGGTCGACGTCGACTACCGCTGCGGCCAGATCGCGATCGACCCCGACGAGCCGACGAAGGTCATCGCCCGTCTGCAGGAACCCTGGCTGCGCCCGCAGACCTTCGAGGACATGCACGGGCTCGTCTCGAACGTGACCTTCGTCGAGGGACTCGTGAAGTTCCAGGGCACCTGGTTCGCCTACTACGGGCAGTCCGACACGACGCTGGCGGTCGCGATCCACGACCCGTCTGAGCCGTGGGGCCGCGCACTGCGCGACGGAGAGCTGACGCCGGTCTCGATCAGCGGACATGTGCCCGATCTGCGGACGAAACCTGCAGATGTGTCGGCCGATCGTGACAGGCTCCGCTGA
- a CDS encoding carbohydrate ABC transporter permease, giving the protein MMRRRSKAPRILSIILLTVAAIGFAFPFYFMLVGAFQESPTNAPNELFPTSGWTVDNFVAIDSRIDLVGSLLNSLIFTAGVLLGTVVFGLLAGYAIARLDFRGRGVVWVLMLLVQMVPFQLLMIPLYVQITRSYGLGDSYLGMILPFLINTTAVFIFVQFFKALPVEIFEAARIDGAGEIRLLTSVAIPLIKPVLVTVVLVTFIGPWNEFLWPFLITKDATLQPLAVSLANYISNVAQSTANPNGAILAGATALAFPVVILFIVFQRFFRATDLGAAVKG; this is encoded by the coding sequence ATGATGAGACGCAGAAGCAAGGCCCCACGCATCCTGAGCATCATCCTGCTCACGGTCGCCGCCATCGGGTTCGCCTTCCCGTTCTACTTCATGCTGGTCGGGGCCTTCCAGGAGAGTCCGACGAACGCGCCGAACGAGCTCTTCCCGACCAGCGGATGGACCGTCGACAACTTCGTCGCGATCGACTCGCGGATCGACCTGGTCGGCTCCCTGCTGAACTCGCTCATCTTCACGGCGGGCGTGCTGCTGGGCACCGTCGTCTTCGGACTCCTGGCGGGCTACGCGATCGCTCGACTCGACTTCCGCGGACGCGGCGTCGTCTGGGTGCTCATGCTGCTCGTGCAGATGGTGCCGTTCCAGCTGCTGATGATCCCGCTCTACGTGCAGATCACCCGCAGCTACGGGCTCGGCGACTCGTATCTGGGCATGATCCTGCCCTTCCTCATCAACACGACCGCGGTGTTCATCTTCGTGCAGTTCTTCAAGGCGCTGCCCGTGGAGATCTTCGAGGCGGCGCGCATCGACGGCGCAGGCGAGATCCGCCTGCTGACATCGGTCGCGATCCCGCTCATCAAGCCCGTGCTGGTGACCGTCGTGCTCGTCACGTTCATCGGTCCGTGGAACGAGTTCCTCTGGCCGTTCCTCATCACGAAGGACGCGACGCTGCAGCCGCTCGCCGTGTCCCTCGCGAACTACATCTCGAACGTGGCGCAGTCCACCGCCAACCCGAACGGGGCGATCCTCGCCGGTGCCACGGCGCTCGCGTTCCCCGTCGTCATCCTGTTCATCGTCTTCCAGCGGTTCTTCCGCGCCACCGACCTCGGCGCAGCCGTCAAGGGCTGA
- a CDS encoding sugar ABC transporter permease, with the protein MTDNRRLRTRWLGAQPIGGLFALPYFVFVIAIFAYPLAFAVYIAFHDYFFTAPGTEVERPFVGFENFVTVLTDPRVLGSFRNTLVFLVINVPLTAVLSLVLAAALNSGIRWVAAYRVAFYVPYLTASVSLVGVWMLLFSGNGLINSILGPLAPDPSWLVNSGLAMPMIALYVTWKQLGFYILLYLAALQNVPKELYESAETDGAGAFKRFLHVTVPGVRSATTLVLILSIITGANLFTEPYLLTNGGGPDGASSTPVLLIYQLGIQQQNPDTAAAIGMILVILVGMLSLMANRATRER; encoded by the coding sequence ATGACCGACAACCGGCGGTTGCGCACCCGATGGCTGGGTGCGCAGCCGATCGGCGGCCTGTTCGCGCTGCCGTACTTCGTGTTCGTGATCGCGATCTTCGCGTATCCGCTCGCGTTCGCTGTCTACATCGCCTTCCACGACTACTTCTTCACCGCACCCGGCACCGAGGTCGAGCGGCCCTTCGTGGGCTTCGAGAACTTCGTCACCGTGCTCACCGATCCGCGCGTGCTCGGCTCGTTCCGCAACACGCTGGTGTTCCTGGTGATCAACGTGCCGCTGACCGCGGTGCTGTCGCTCGTCCTGGCGGCCGCCCTGAACTCCGGCATCCGCTGGGTGGCCGCCTACCGGGTGGCCTTCTACGTGCCGTACCTGACGGCGAGCGTCTCGCTCGTCGGCGTCTGGATGCTGCTGTTCTCGGGCAACGGGCTGATCAACTCGATCCTCGGCCCGCTCGCCCCCGATCCGTCCTGGCTCGTGAACAGCGGTCTCGCGATGCCGATGATCGCGCTGTACGTGACGTGGAAGCAGCTGGGCTTCTACATCCTGCTCTACCTCGCGGCACTGCAGAACGTGCCGAAGGAGCTCTACGAATCGGCGGAGACCGACGGCGCCGGCGCGTTCAAGCGCTTCCTGCACGTCACCGTCCCCGGGGTGCGCAGCGCCACCACGCTCGTGCTGATCCTGTCGATCATCACCGGCGCCAACCTCTTCACCGAGCCGTACCTGCTCACCAACGGCGGCGGCCCCGACGGCGCCTCGTCGACCCCGGTGCTGCTCATCTACCAGCTGGGCATCCAGCAGCAGAACCCCGACACGGCCGCAGCGATCGGCATGATCCTCGTGATCCTCGTCGGGATGCTGTCGCTGATGGCCAACCGCGCGACCAGGGAGCGATGA
- a CDS encoding extracellular solute-binding protein has translation MKKIRAVALIGAVALIATGCSAGGGGGGEGDASGTGPIDVWLSNNEQEVEWGQAVVKAWNDEHPDEKVTAQEIPAGSSSEEAITAAITAGTAPCLVYNVAPAAVSGWVKQGGLVDLSTIEGGSDYITERGGDVESYSSDGSYYQLPWKSNPVMVMYNKALFTAAGIDPEDPQMNTYDAFLGGAQKIVDSGVQSAIWPAPTSEFYQPWFDFYPLYLAETDGTMLVEDGKATIDSDAGRTVSEFWASIYKDKLAPNEAATDDAMSSGTTAMQLAGPWAIPSYAETVDVGFMPVPTSDGRENPVTFADSKSVSMFTACENQATAWEFLKFSTSVESDGQFLEATGQMPMRTDLTGTFADYFEANPNYVAFAEQAEATADVPSIPNSVEAWQAFRDAYSPAVIFGKDSIDDFLKNASSKIDELVAE, from the coding sequence ATGAAGAAGATCCGTGCAGTCGCGCTCATCGGCGCTGTCGCGCTCATCGCCACCGGATGCTCCGCCGGCGGAGGCGGTGGCGGAGAAGGCGATGCCTCGGGCACCGGCCCCATCGACGTCTGGCTCTCGAACAACGAGCAGGAGGTCGAGTGGGGGCAGGCCGTGGTGAAGGCCTGGAACGACGAGCACCCCGACGAGAAGGTCACCGCGCAGGAGATCCCCGCCGGGTCGTCGTCGGAAGAGGCCATCACCGCCGCGATCACCGCAGGCACCGCGCCCTGCCTCGTCTACAACGTGGCACCTGCAGCCGTCTCGGGATGGGTCAAGCAGGGCGGCCTCGTCGACCTCAGCACGATCGAGGGCGGCAGCGACTACATCACCGAGCGCGGCGGAGACGTCGAGTCGTACTCCAGCGACGGCAGCTACTACCAGCTGCCGTGGAAGTCGAACCCCGTCATGGTCATGTACAACAAGGCGCTGTTCACGGCCGCGGGCATCGATCCCGAGGACCCGCAGATGAACACGTACGACGCGTTCCTCGGCGGCGCGCAGAAGATCGTCGACTCGGGCGTGCAGAGCGCGATCTGGCCGGCGCCGACCAGCGAGTTCTACCAGCCGTGGTTCGACTTCTACCCGCTGTACCTCGCCGAGACCGACGGCACGATGCTCGTCGAAGACGGCAAGGCCACGATCGATTCGGATGCCGGCCGCACCGTCTCCGAGTTCTGGGCGAGCATCTACAAGGACAAGCTGGCGCCGAACGAGGCCGCGACCGATGACGCGATGTCGTCCGGCACGACCGCGATGCAGCTCGCCGGCCCCTGGGCGATCCCCTCGTACGCCGAGACCGTCGACGTCGGCTTCATGCCCGTGCCGACGAGCGATGGCCGCGAGAACCCGGTCACCTTCGCCGACTCGAAGAGCGTCTCGATGTTCACGGCCTGCGAGAACCAGGCCACGGCATGGGAGTTCCTGAAGTTCTCCACCAGCGTCGAGAGCGACGGCCAGTTCCTCGAGGCCACGGGCCAGATGCCGATGCGCACCGACCTGACCGGGACCTTCGCGGACTACTTCGAGGCCAACCCGAACTACGTCGCGTTCGCCGAGCAGGCCGAGGCCACGGCCGACGTGCCCAGCATCCCGAACTCGGTCGAGGCCTGGCAGGCCTTCCGCGACGCATACTCCCCCGCGGTGATCTTCGGCAAGGACTCGATCGACGACTTCCTGAAGAACGCCTCGTCCAAGATCGACGAGCTCGTCGCCGAGTGA